A genomic region of Halostagnicola larsenii XH-48 contains the following coding sequences:
- a CDS encoding PAS domain-containing sensor histidine kinase, giving the protein MSNAPLGQRRNFRALFDQLDGVALWTVTEPGEFDYISAGFEGIWGIPPEDVKDDISRLLDAIHPEDRERVRANIEASDQGLRDEAYEGRVVQQDGSVRWVLTRQVLLQNENGEVSEVVGICTDITEQKRREQELELLNRIVRHDIRNDMAVVLGWAEILEDNVDAEGEEYLQKILASGEHVVELTEVASDYVEMVVSNEEVTVELVPLRSVLETELSLREESFPEAEFVLNDTLPDVEVAADSMLSSVFRNLLNNAVQHNDKDAPIVEISCNLRDDDVEIRIADNGPGIRDTKKDVVFGKGERGLGSPGTGIGLYLVQTLVTQYNGDIWAEDNEPTGTVFVVELPHAGSSRAV; this is encoded by the coding sequence ATGAGTAACGCCCCGCTTGGGCAACGGCGCAACTTCCGGGCCTTATTCGATCAACTCGATGGTGTTGCGCTTTGGACGGTGACTGAACCCGGCGAGTTCGACTACATCAGTGCAGGCTTCGAAGGGATCTGGGGAATCCCTCCCGAGGATGTCAAAGATGATATCTCGCGGCTGCTCGATGCCATCCATCCCGAAGACCGCGAGCGTGTCCGGGCGAATATCGAGGCATCAGACCAGGGGCTCCGTGACGAGGCGTATGAGGGTCGCGTCGTACAACAAGATGGCTCGGTTCGCTGGGTGCTCACGCGGCAGGTCCTTCTCCAAAATGAGAACGGCGAGGTCTCTGAGGTCGTCGGCATCTGTACGGATATCACGGAGCAAAAGCGCCGCGAGCAAGAACTCGAACTGCTGAACCGAATCGTCCGTCACGATATTCGCAACGATATGGCAGTTGTACTCGGCTGGGCGGAGATACTTGAAGACAACGTCGATGCTGAAGGCGAAGAGTACCTGCAAAAGATTCTCGCCAGCGGTGAACACGTTGTCGAACTGACCGAGGTAGCAAGCGATTACGTGGAGATGGTCGTCTCAAATGAAGAGGTCACCGTAGAGCTGGTGCCGCTTCGCTCGGTCCTCGAAACTGAGCTATCGCTTCGAGAGGAATCCTTCCCGGAGGCGGAGTTCGTTCTGAACGACACGCTTCCTGATGTTGAGGTGGCTGCCGATAGTATGCTCAGTTCGGTCTTCCGGAATCTCCTGAACAACGCTGTCCAACACAACGACAAGGATGCCCCCATTGTCGAAATCTCTTGTAACCTTCGAGACGACGATGTCGAGATTCGAATCGCCGACAACGGGCCCGGGATTCGCGACACCAAGAAAGATGTCGTGTTCGGGAAAGGAGAGCGAGGCCTCGGGAGCCCCGGAACGGGGATCGGTCTATACCTCGTCCAGACGCTGGTTACCCAGTACAACGGCGATATCTGGGCCGAAGACAACGAGCCGACTGGGACAGTCTTCGTCGTCGAACTGCCACATGCAGGTAGTTCGAGGGCAGTATAG